The following nucleotide sequence is from Mytilus trossulus isolate FHL-02 chromosome 9, PNRI_Mtr1.1.1.hap1, whole genome shotgun sequence.
ATTAACCTgttgataagaaataaaatattgtatatttgtgCATTTGCATGATCAGTACAGTGAGttatatctacatgtacattgtacattgagttggctttataaaaaaatgcattggatcattgaaaaaaaaaagttttgtagaTATGATAATTAATCTGTGTAAAGTAATTCATTTCTTCAGTATTGTtagtttgaatttgttttatctgAGTAATCTGTAATGTTATAATTTCATGTTGTCCCTTCTGTGCCCTTTAATTTGGAATACATTTGTAAGCATATTCTATTCTGATTCTATTTTATTAACTGATAgaagtaaatacatgtacaagttctcTTTCCATGTTTTTAACTGCGATACATGACCTTCACTTaggaaaatataaagaaaaagtctcacagtaacaaatatttagagaaaaaaaaaacaagctcaTAGtctgtaaaacatgtttttgagttttagaaccatatacatgtattgaatCAATCTAGTTGCATtgtacatacaatgtacatgtagtatctATGAAGGAATGAATTTAGACAGGAAATTCACAACTCTTTGGGAGCTTTATTGTGACTTGAACAGTGCTTAATCAAAACCTCATAAAAATCTTTAGGTAAGGGATAAAAATAATGGTAGGTTAGGGTAATGCGATTAACACACATACTTTTTAGTTGGCCTAAATGTACAGTAGTTTTCGTTGtttatgtacatgatgtacattaaTTTGTACGTGTTTCTTGTTATTCCTTTTTAGACCATTCATTTTCCTGTTCAAagggttttacacttgtaattttggggtcctttatcatttttatagcttgttgttccgtgtgagccaaggctctgtgttgaaggccgtacattgacctataatggtttacttttataaattgttatttgaatgaataggcactcataccacatcttcctatatctacatgtatctactgaatgttttctatttcaatggattatattaaaaaacagGGATTTGAAGCAACCATTCATTTTGAATTAGGAGAAAAAAACCTGAGTCAACGGACTCTTTAATATTGACAATTTGGAAAACAAACTCAGGGTGAACTTTGTACAGTTGTAAtcgaatatatattttatcatgattattatagATTTCTTGAGAGAAAGAAAAAAGTCTTTCTATTAAAATTAAGAAGGCAAACATCAATCTTTTAGTTTCAGAAGAATTCTGAatcattataaatgtatgtcaatgaaaattaaatcagtgtttgcttcaagaaaattatgaaaatcacCCTCCCCATCCCCCCCAACCCCCCTTCTTTTTCTCCCAGAGACAAATGGTCAATGCtcttcttcctatatttatgaGTTGATGTGATGTTTCTACAGTAGGTCTTTTTATGGTGTCAAATTGCTTTTTCTaaccaaaagaaataaataacaaacttACCAGAACCAAATGAAACTGAAAGTTTTGCCTTCGAATTTCCGTTGCTAGATTTGCAAGGGTCATGCAAGAATGACAGCAACTCCTTCTGTTATTGACATTAAATCTACCTTTTATTGTGAAGAGTtttacaaagggagataattttaggtatatttttcagtttttcatcttttattcaaataagcTTATATCAATTTGCAACGAAATTCCCGTTAAGTAATAGTAGTTTGTGAACCATAACgtttaacaaaatattgtttcaatttgAGTGACTTTTGAGGTTTTATGGACATTTCCAGTAAAGGctgaatttaaattttagaaaaacacatttatgtcaataaaaataaaaacaaaaataaaggttgaaataagatcaaaattacagtttattttagTAGGAAGTCTGAATTTTAaggtaaaactattttttttgtcatataataCTTTGaactattgaataaaaaaaaataaaaaaatgtccattttcAACAACATTTTTCAGCAAATTTGGTACTAAAATAGAATTGCCCTGTATTCACATATTTTGAGATaacttgtcattttttatacatagaacTATTAAATGTACTTAATACTTTACTAGGAACCCAAAATCAGCTGAGAACTCCACAACccctttcatatttttttttggattttgcatggttttctcGTAGACATCCAAAAAACACATTCGAGATAAGGGTCGTTTTATTCGTTATTCATGATATATCTAACAATTCAAAATAGTAACATATGAAACAATATTCTACAATCGACAAGAAACAATAAACAGTCTGTAATGGAGTGAATATTTTTCTCCCTGAGTTGAAGGCATCACTGTAGCTATGAGTTTAAAAATAGCAGTACAAGCGCTATGTCtttgatttttgtgtttttttcgtAGATGTTGTATATCACGAAAGGATACCGTAAATCCTGTCATTTCTACTCCGTGTTGAAAAAAGATATTACCTCATTATCGAAAATGTTGTTCTTAattatactttaatttgtagacTCAGACCCATTCAATGTAAGACATGTAGTAAAGACACTTACTACTTGTTGAATATCGTATGTTGAGTTTAAGATgcctttaattttatttgtattttcttattgATGTATAAAGATTTTAGACTCAGACCCATTCAATGTAAGACATATAGTAAACACACTTAGTAATTGTTGAATATCGTATGTTGAGCTTAAGATGCTTTTTTATACccctgctttaaaaaaggggtgtatactgttttacctctgtctgtccttccgtcagtccgtccgtcccatgaatatttttcgtcgcatttttttcacgaactacaatacaatgatttctgatatttggtttcagggtttatctaagtcagctataccgtgtgatgcgttttcagattgatcacttgtcaacttcctgtttaccgaacacttgtttgattttacacattatagccaagttgaaaattttcgttacatttttctcaggaactacagtacaaggatttttgaaatttggtttcaaaatttatataagtcagctatacattGTGATGCATTTTTAGATTCATCACTCGCCACCTctctgtttaccgaacacttgcatatttttacactattaatattatccacttgcggcggggtatcatcagtgagcagtagctcgcagtttcacttgttttttatGTGGAGCAGAATTTCAGCTTACTTTGTGAAAAATCACACAAAGTCAAGGAAAAAATACATCGAAGAGGATATCACTGCCATGCTGGactttttaattgaaaacatatttgttgaatttggaggtttgGTCTTCCAACAGACTATTTGAATCCCAATGGTTACCAATTACGCTCCTCTCTTTGTAgctttgtttttgtattcctatgaagcagaatttatacAAGGGTTTGTAAAGAAAGGAAAAGAGAAATTAGCCCAGTCTTTTAATTCCATCTTTTGGTATTTTAATGATGTACTGTCCCTTAATAATATTAGATTCAGTGATcacatacatttaatatatccaagtgaacttgaagttaaagatactaccgacacagataaatctgcttcatatttaaacatttttctcgaaatgactactgatggtaggttaaataccaaaaaaaaatatgacaaacgcgatgattttaattttcctgtAGTCaactcttttatatatgctttggatttcaaatattttggccacgagcatcactgaagagacatgtattgtcgaaatgcgcatctggtgcaacaaaattggtaccgttgattttattttatttccatttctgtgtagcaacatcccagcagcaccagcatatggagtaCATGTGTCgcaattgatacgttactctagagctagctcaaagtacgttgattttgttgaacgaggaatactgctttctcaaaagttgctaagacaaGGCTATGAATCAATTAACTTAAGGTAATTACTCAAGAAATTTTAtggtcgccatcatgagctgattggccattattacggggcgccgaatgggaggGAACTTTTTGTCATCAAAATCTTGAATTCtgtcaaaacaaaattagttttgtcttacaaaactatgtgatacatacttttttatgagaacttcaattttattatgaaaaaaatcatttttgtcatgacgaAAATTGAGTTTTGCTAGACAGAAgtgaaaatttaacacaaaattgacttttgagAACTCGATTTTGTGTCacaaagtcaattttgtctacacagaaatattttgtGACAAAATCTCAGTTTTGTATGCAAATAGGTTCACAGatccaaactaaactaatttgcatatacaattgacttttgtctctaaattttcaaataaggtAACAAAAGTAAAGtctttgttacaaaattgaattgtgTCGTGACAAAAGTAACTTTTGTCcactgaaaataattttgtatgacaaaatttaaatttgtagtatgctATTGTATGCTACAAATTtggttaaactgaactcatttttgttgaacagaACAACAaaactcacttttgtccgtaaATAATTGAATTTCGAGTACAAAACTACAAAAGTCCCATTCGTAGCCCCGTAATTATGACacaagtgtgtcagaaatcatatctgatattctttcTCAGTCaaaataaccttccatcattaccgaactgaacaaagaaataccACGACGAGTACCGTATACAGTGCAGGAAATGCTctcccttccggagcacatgattTCGCTCCTGGTTTTAGTGGAGTTTGTGctatttcttatttcttatttataactaTTGATGTAAATATCCTTTGGTTTattgagtctttgtttactccttgatttagattgttattgtcttattgaTGTTAAAAGTTTGTAGACTCAGACCCATTCAATGTAAGACATGTAGTAAAGACACTTAGTAATTGTTGAATATCGTATGTTGAGCTTCAGATTCCTTTTATCTTATGTTAAGTTTCTTATTGATGTAAAAATATCACATATAATTTTATTCGTAAATATTCATACTTAAGTTATACCTAAGCAGTAACATCCAACAACTATTATTAGTCATTTGGAAAGACTTAAGCCTGTATATCTGTTAGTACGGTAGATTGTTTACAAATGTTAACATCGATAAggaacaatttaataaaaaaaaattcccctGGTCATTCAAACAAGGACAGAATCTTTAGAAAGTATTCATtagatatataatttattatgaaAACACCATTTGGAACTTAGTATTGTGAAACGTAAACAAGGAGTGGGGATAGTAAAGGCTATGACTTGCCTAGAAACAATGCATATGAATGATTGTACAATTacttcatattttcatttattctttttattagatTAGGTTCCAAATAGTTCAGCTAAACTAATATATGTTTCATTGTATGAGAACATCGtgcatttgacaaaaaaaaaatgtaacaataacgaTATCAAACTTCTGTCACAACTTGAATTTGGTGATTAAAATTATTTGGTAACACTTCTCTTGATTACTGTTAAATGATCAGTATTCAAATCAAAGTAAAAGTCATTGCCGTGTTTCTAAAATTCGAAACCAGTAATTGATTGGTATTTTTGTAATAATCAAGACACTGCGGATCGAAAAGTCCATCACTGGCTTTAGCTAGCTCTTTGTATTGTTGTCCATCAGTAGATATAACTACTACATTTTTCGAGTATTCTCCTACTACATAAACATTACCATCATTGTCGACAGCTACACCTCTCACACCGCTGAGGATTCGTTCGTTCTGAAATGTCCATTCTACAGTACCTTGTAGATCATAGCATCTTacggattttgattggttgtttGTATGGTAAATTTTGTCACCAAATGTTGCCACGTAACATAACCCTGGTATTTGATTATCGCGGACTATATCAGTTATTGAGCTGTTGTGCAGATTGATCAGTTGAATTCCTTTTCCTAATGCAGAACAAATTAGTTTGCCTTCTGATATCACATCTATGCCGTAATACTTAGAATCGACTGGTATTGTTTTCTTGATTTGTTTGCTTTGCATATCTATAATTGTGATACATTTCGTATTTGACTCTCCGGATGTTACAGCAAGTGTGTTATCGTGACTGATGTATGCCACGTCAAATGCCTGTGTGCCTGTATTTACTTCAAAGTCTTTGGTGCCGTTCAAGTTGAATACTCTAACAACTTTCCTAGAGTTATGCGAAAACGCCATTTTACCATCTGGTAACATGCAACAGCCCCTTACGAAATCTCCTGGTTCATTTATAGTTTGAAGCAGTTTCAAATCGATATTGTCAACTGATCTGGATAATATGTGCGGTAGCAGTATTTGggcttgtttgtctttcctcCTCGTGAGGACTAccttgcatgtttttttttcaatctttagtTCTCCAAAGTTCTTGATACGATTAGCTAAATCTTGCATAGTGGCATTGGGATTGTACGAAAGTTCGCTATCTTTAAAATTTCCGCTGTTTATCATCGACTGCAGGAATTGGTCTTTGCTAGAAATTCGTTTTACGAGCTCCTTCATAGCAATAAATGTTTGAAGATCTGTAGCATGTTgcttgatattttcaatttttgtttggaTTTCAGTTATCTCTCTGTCATTTTCCTTTAATGAAATCAGGAGTTTGCTTATTATCTTACTTTCATTTACTTCggtttcatttaacttttttataatgTCGTCCTGTATTTTGTCTAAATGGTTGTTGATTGTAATCCTGGTTTGTTTGATTGCTTCCTCAATCTGCGTTTTCTCTTTTGATAACCTCCCGAGGttgttttctctattttttcGAATTATATGAATATTGTCGGAAAGTTCTGCTAATGATTGTTCTATTTCGTAAAAGGCATTTGAAAGTTTAGTGTTTTGAATCACATCAGTCAATTTGTCGAAGTCTCGACATTCCATATGGTTCTCGACAATGCAACTTCCACAACAAAGACTGTCATGctttttgcaataaaatgtGAACTTCTCATTATGAGTGGCACAGGTGTCAGTGATTTTGACAATATCACGTGGTATTTTCTGGTACTCACTTATTAGCAAGGTGTCATGTTTCCATGTTCCCTTTGACCGACTGTGGTGGTCTTTGCATTCTGAACAAAGCCCTTCGTCACATTCAAAACACCAGATTGTGGATGGTTTGGTTATATTGCTTTGTTCACATACACCACACGTGGTTGTTGATGATGCCATTGTAAACAGtataactaaaaacaaaataatgtagtTACAATGTATAACAATTAGGTATTctataatcattaaatatacatgtattttatcatcaataagagtattctataaaaaatttcctgaaccaagtcaggagtatggtcattgttatattatagttcgtttctgtgtgtgggttatattttaacgttgtgtttctcttgtgtcgttgttttcctcttatatttgagtgtgaagtCATAATATTAatagacgtgtcacggtactttttatcccaaattcatgtatttagttttgatgttatatttgttattctcatcggattttgtctaatgcttagttcgtttctgtgtgtgttaaattttaatgttgtgtcgtcattCTCCTCTTACATTTGATGTGttcccttggttttagtttgtgatccggatttgtttttttctatcgattaatgagttttgaacatccgtatactactgtttcctttactGGTCCATTTTATCGAAAAAGAATCTCAAGACACTTGGCTAAACATGActccgtttttttttaatttttgaaaacgaCGTTTAAAGGGGGTATGTGTTTAAATAACAAATCGATTTACCTTTGCCATTTCAAAAACAGAGACTTCTAAGAAACTAAAACGCTCAACTCACAAATATGTCATTTAGATATACTTTTCACATTATCACTAatcagctttttttttattagagaaGATCGTTTTCACCTTTTTCAATATCTCTATTTTTATACtagtttaacaaaataagcCAAAAGCAAAATCAATTAGAAACAATGATTGTCAGCTTCCTGAAACAAGGATTCATTAGCTATATTTCTGTCAATCTGAGTAatttttaaaggagtaggttcggaaagggccgattttggcctcaattcTAAAGTTCATTTAacgaaatattttagacactttttaaacacttaagtgtctatttcaattgattcaattagtttatgtgaaaaaatttaactgattaagtcattaaaaacgctccttttcaagcttaaatatgaaaaaaatctatcaattCTGTTGACGTTTCGTTGTCACTACACGTTGATCTGTTCATTGTTGGCCTGCAACACATCTTGTCTACTTGTATCGTTGTCGGAATGACAGTAAGACAAGTTTCTGAAGTCATACAGTATGGTTGCAGCAcgtttatgttttcatgtttgcagtattcttaTGGGctagttcagttttttttatttctcagtctTGACAATATATGGAGATGCAACAATTGTTAAACTGATTAAAGTGAGGCAAAGGATTGAAAGAACTTTTTCACAAAGCAAAACATCTtgcttatttattttgttgttaacaACTTCTCCTTATTTATAAGAGTGTTAAAGAAAATACTAGCAAAAACTTCGCACATTGTCATTTAAAGGTACAACTCCCTGTACAAAATCAATTGAGAATTTATGTCAATCTGAGTATTTTGCAGGTATTGGTTTGTTGTTTCCTGGTCAATGCATGTTTCTCTCATAATCTATTATACTTTTCAAtataattggtaaaaacaaaacaatggaTCTATTAGTGGCCATTAATCCAAGAGAGATTGACATGGTTTTTAGCAAAAAAGGAAGGTACGTTTGTTGTGTGGCTGattattacaataaaacatacaaaaacctCCTGtgatattaaagaaaacaatgataaactccaaaaaaataaacaaacccATGaccaaatcaattgaaaaatctaagacaattttacaaaaatgaaaagtacatgaagtatgattttttttaattttattgttaacaaatatttgatttaaaacatcGATTCCACActtttgaaattcatatttctaccacatattatttcttatttttttttatagatatcaaTACACACTGGTAAAAACTGACAATTACAGGATAATAATTTGGtgttggtttaaaaaaaaatcagatctTTTTTTGTGGTAGATACATGCAGGTAATACTCGTTTCACTTTGATatgattgttttcaaaataatggtATAAACAGCAAACAATTTCAGGGGCATTTAACTTTACCAGATAgtctttttttctctaattgCTATAGTTTTTCGTGAGAAACTGAAGCTTGAACTTCATGTTCTATTTCTAACAATAAAGGCAAAATCTGATGAACAGAACATTTATACAGATTATAAAAACATTGGAcgattatcaaaataaaaaaaaaatcatacattgaTAGATTTGTAACTTTATTCCATGTTAAATAATACTGAAATTTTTGACTTAATGTATTCTATTAGTCATATGACAGTtgaatcattattttttacattttttttaataatttggatTTTGAAAGCGCAGATAACAATCGGTCTAgatctttaacatgtttaatgaaatttgCAAATTTCGAGAGTATTTTGTTATTCATGCGGGAgacattttatgttaaaaactGTGTGTTTTATCACATTTTACTGCTGTATTTAAAAGAAGACAAAAGACTATCTTTGTTGGTGTCATTTGTATCAACTTTGATAcgtaaggggaaataactcaaatGTAGACACTTAAAAAattgttatgaatttatctattttatcaaaaaacagGATAACGAGTCCGATGATccaatttttctctttttaattcGATTGCATATTTATTTGCCATGGCTATCATcttaaattttaacacaagttaTTTGAACTATTACTTGTCGAACTACAACACCACTCACGTGTCAATCGGAGGTTGTGACGTTGAATCCTGCACGTGACAAGTGGCTTCGACTAGGTATGTCAGTTTTTCTACTGAAGGTCAGTGGTTCTTCCTGAACACCCCGGCGtctccataaaaaaaaatggcaattgtGATAAAGCAGAAAATGCAGAAAGTTGAACACCAATAATTTGTTGATTCTGATCTTATGCTTTAAGGAAATGGCAGTTTTTGTGTTACTTTTCGGATGAacagagaaaacaaatttaataaaatactaTCTTTATCCTGCTCTGAGAGTAGAACAAAAATAGTCTGATCGCCTTTCAAcaggaaataaatattttgacccGATCAAATTTGCAAGCAATGctctttcaaaacaaaatgattgtcCTCAAACTttgaacaaataataataaaaaaagaagatgtggtatgattgccaatgagacaaatgtccacaagagaccaaaatgacacagtcattgacaactatatgtcaccgtacggcctttaacaatgagcaaagcccataccgcatagtcagctataaaaggccccgatatgacaatgtaaaacaattcaaacgagaaaactaacggccttatttatataaaaaagaccaTATTATAAAAACGAGTATATCAACCATTATAATGTTACTTGCTATCAAATGCAGAGATGAGTTATTAACATGTCAACttttattaagaaatgattCCAACAATACCAATTGTTAACGACGTCTAGACGATTATATTAAGATGGTGATTATCCCCCCTAAATatgttgtattatatttttaaacacattatttataCAAAAGCAAATAAGGCACATCAAACACGATAGTATTTACTGTCGTTAATTGATATGTTAAATGTACATAATATTACATAGCATACATACAAAATTATTACTTTAAACAAGTAAAACGACTGTAAAATGTGAACTTCCAACAGGAAGGTAAACACCtggtaaatgtacatgtatcacgtGACTTGTTATGACGTTTAAAAATCACTAtgataaaattgtataattatCAAGTGCTATTCGCGGTGAATTCAAACCACGAACATCTTAATggtaaaaatttgattttgtcgatttaaaaaaaaaaaccgccaACTAACACTTAATCTAATTaataaaatactttataaatacaaacataCTTTCATGTACAGGATTAATTAAatgacaaatcaaagaatttcaATAGTCTGGGACTATATATGATACGAGgtaaattttcaaaagaaaacggAATTAATACTCATTAAACTTGTGTTTCCTAGACATAAGTTTTACGGTATGACAGGCACATATAAAcattatttacttttctacattggctagagctatagggaagggttgagatcgtTTTCGAGTGTCAAGTCCATCAATATGACATGTCAAAAGctagataaacatttttaaggaacatttgttattgaataaccgtttcacagatgatttCGGATATGTTAATTATGTCGTTTCTTCCTAACCCCTCCTTTTCACACATGTTATCTGCCGATTTAGACTagttaccggatttgtaataacatacgtaacacgacgggtgccaaatGTGGGGAAGGATCTATTTCCTCTTCttaagcacctgagatcacccccagctTTTGGTTAGGTTCGTGtagctcagtctttagtttgctatgttttgtcttctgtactattatatgtctgtttgtcttttcatttttagccatggcgttgtaagtttTTTCAATCAATGAACTTGACTGTTCCTCCAGTATCTTTCGTTTCTCTTTGTGCTTAGAGGTGAAACGCGTATACTGCAAGTTCAGGGGATCACTTAAAAACATCAAGGATTTTAAGGAATCGAACTGCAAACCATTTGTTCAAAATTGTTTACCTTTCGAATTTATCTGTTTAGATACTCTATCAGTATGATGTTCTGTTGTTGAATTCGATCAATTTGCGTTAAGGaaacaacacatacatgtagtgtatctatactattaaacgagaagacctcattttgggtgtcgcttctcctCCTTCCACAAAAAATTGATCATTGTGACTGTATGTCCTATAGGTACCATGCATAGTCgaatttgtcatccattcttatgattattcagtttcggttattttgggagaaaaacggaAATAAAGAAAGCCGGATATGTGTCCGTCATCACCCCGGCTTTCATTCATAGACAACTTCCTCCTCCGTTTATTTTTCCCGaagttttgtaaatttacaATACATACCCTATATTATCATGTTTGATTTAAGATTCATTGACTGAATCGTTATATAAGAATGTTGTCCCAAGTGTTAACAACAACCCAGGCcgtgtgaaaataaatacaatcaTTTGTGTAATTCACTTATCGTCACGTAAATAACGACACATGCATAGCctatattatcatgttttatttaagattcatGCAAGCCATTTCCACATTGACTTAATCGTTATATATGTTGTCCCAAGTGTAAGCAACGACACAGGCCGtgtgaaaataaacacaatcatttttttcattcactTTAATATCGTCACGTAAATAACGACACGGGCATAGCCtaaattatcatgttttatttgtcGCGTAAATAACGACACAGGCCAAGGATTTGTACAGTgagactatacaaatccttgcacAGGTATAGGttatattatcatgttttatttaagattcatGCAAGCCATTTTCACATTGACTGAATGGTTATATGGTGTCCCAAGTGTAAGCAACGACCCAGGCCGtgtgaaaataaacacaatcatttttgtcattcaCTAACCGTCACACACAGGCATAGCCtatattatcatgttttgtttaagatttaacGACA
It contains:
- the LOC134683271 gene encoding uncharacterized protein LOC134683271; translated protein: MASSTTTCGVCEQSNITKPSTIWCFECDEGLCSECKDHHSRSKGTWKHDTLLISEYQKIPRDIVKITDTCATHNEKFTFYCKKHDSLCCGSCIVENHMECRDFDKLTDVIQNTKLSNAFYEIEQSLAELSDNIHIIRKNRENNLGRLSKEKTQIEEAIKQTRITINNHLDKIQDDIIKKLNETEVNESKIISKLLISLKENDREITEIQTKIENIKQHATDLQTFIAMKELVKRISSKDQFLQSMINSGNFKDSELSYNPNATMQDLANRIKNFGELKIEKKTCKVVLTRRKDKQAQILLPHILSRSVDNIDLKLLQTINEPGDFVRGCCMLPDGKMAFSHNSRKVVRVFNLNGTKDFEVNTGTQAFDVAYISHDNTLAVTSGESNTKCITIIDMQSKQIKKTIPVDSKYYGIDVISEGKLICSALGKGIQLINLHNSSITDIVRDNQIPGLCYVATFGDKIYHTNNQSKSVRCYDLQGTVEWTFQNERILSGVRGVAVDNDGNVYVVGEYSKNVVVISTDGQQYKELAKASDGLFDPQCLDYYKNTNQLLVSNFRNTAMTFTLI